One genomic region from Xylocopa sonorina isolate GNS202 chromosome 8, iyXylSono1_principal, whole genome shotgun sequence encodes:
- the Srrm234 gene encoding serine-arginine repetitive matrix 2/3/4 isoform X4, giving the protein MTVKITTRVRETHQIAEAQQEKNAKLREAFGISEFFVEGSSLDPERHAREAEARAAASKVYELVRTPSPAPDTTSAPEKKKRKRSSSAIKKKKGKKHKKERSESPKASKKKEKSKKKKKEKKHKKTEASSSDSDSSEASDDSSSSETESKKKKKKKKKKSKAEAKEKHEKKKVAVKRKHQSSESSSDSSPERPKKSIKHDKVVEKSKNDEAENTTKEPRSNRSPKKQEKSRNETPPIKKKESPVKKVVPEKRDKSPVVHKSPPPRRHRSPSRSRVERGRSPRRYSRSRRVSPSPRRRRISRSPRRYNRYSVSRSRSRSRYDRYGSRRRLSPLPRRRRSDSRGRRSRSPRRQRDRRERSRDRHRSRSRTRSRSRRSTLSYSPVRKNPERYKHILEDKKKRDQKKTQDNKRKSRSTSRARKIRTITPRVRLRSSSEDETDMADDEPKEDEEKMKELHTLKRLQSGLAAKARESLGKKVISPTKIKIEKKEENVLDIALPNDPPKMVQNTIGPMQEKSKSKSPIPHLPAIQSPVSSRSPSPALPLTREEAAIKIRSPSESPPPLPQVLNKVVAVDSWSPSVAAKANHLSNSPSTSKKNSPIILRKHSSQSKSCSHSPPVLISQKDTTIKIRSPSESPPPIPTTKSKQRSTSPATSKKNSPVSRKHSPRGKSYSRSRSRSYTRSVSVEKRSSRSPRRRSRSISREKKSRSASRSKKSASPRHRPSASPSSRSKKSPKSPARSKRLSRSRSSSRSKHSHSPEKSRSRSRTRSLSKRSRSRSLSKKSRSRSLSKKSRSRSLSKKSRSRSLSKKSRSRTRSLSRISRDKEKRSCSRSSSRSSLSSKHSRSSFSSSSQSSSSVFSRSSRSTSSSSASSRSRSPSIPRRHGSPSFLDRRRITSARKRPIPYHRPTPTPPSSPSSSDSSRHSNWSSPSHRSSCSPSRSPSYTR; this is encoded by the exons ATGACGGTGAAAATCACGACGCG TGTACGGGAGACACACCAGATCGCTGAGGCGCAGCAAGAGAAAAATGCCAAGCTGCGCGAAGCGTTTGGCATATCAGAGTTCTTCGTGGAAGGAAGTAGCCTAGATCCCGAGAGGCACGCTCGCGAGGCGGAGGCGAGAGCCGCCGCTAGCAAAGTGTACGAGCTGGTGCGTACACCGAGCCCGGCCCCGGACACGACATCCGCACCGGAGAAGAAGAAACGGAAACGATCCAGTAGCGCGATCAAAAAGAAAAAGGGGAAGAAGCACAAGAAGGAAAG GTCGGAATCTCCAAAGGCTagcaagaaaaaagaaaaatcaaagaagaagaaaaaggaaaagaaacacAAGAAAACTGAGGCTAGTTCCTCTGATAGCGATTCTAGCGAGGCTTCAGACGATAGCAG TTCTTCTGAAACTGAatcaaagaagaaaaagaaaaagaagaagaagaagtctaAGGCAGAGGCAAAAGAAAAACATGAG AAGAAAAAGGTAGCTGTCAAGAGGAAGCATCAGTCATCCGAGAGTTCGTCAGATAG TTCCCCGGAGAGGCCGAAGAAGTCTATAAAACATGACAAAGTCGTGGAGAAATCTAAGAACGATGAAGCCGAGAACACGACGAAAGAACCTCGATCGAATCGCTCTCCAAAAAAACAAGAAAAGAGTCGAAACGAAACTCCACCCATTAAAAAGAAAGAATCCCCCGTCAAAAAGGTTGTACCAGAGAAAAGAGACAAGTCACCGGTCGTGCACAAAAGCCCTCCGCCAAGAAGGCACAGATCACCATCGAGAAGTAGAGTTGAGAGAGGGAGGTCTCCCAGGAGATACTCAAGATCTCGACGGGTCAGTCCTTCGCCAAGAAGAAGAAGGATCTCGAGGTCTCCAAGAAGATACAACAGATACTCTGTATCAAGGAGCAGAAGTCGATCGAGGTACGATCGTTATGGATCACGGCGCAGATTATCGCCGCTACCAAGACGCAGGAGATCCGATTCCAGAGGTCGGAGATCGAGGTCACCTAGACGGCAAAGGGATAGAAGAGAAAGGTCTAGAGATCGTCACAGAAGCCGCAGCAGGACAAGAAGTAGATCCAGGCGATCCACCTTGAGCTACTCACCGGTGAGGAAAAATCCGGAACGGTACAAGCACATATTAGAAGATAAGAAGAAACGGGATCAGAAGAAGACTCAGGATAATAAACGAAAATCCCGATCAACCTCTAGAGCTAGGAAAATTCGTACGATCACCCCGAGAGTTAGGCTAAGATCGTCTAGCGAGGACGAGACTGATATGGCGGATGACGAGCCGAAAGAAGACGAGGAGAAGATGAAAGAATTGCACACTCTGAAACGTTTACAAAGCGGATTAGCCGCAAAGGCTAGAGAATCCCTGGGGAAAAAGGTGATTAGTCCTACGAAAATTAAAATTGAGAAGAAGGAGGAGAACGTGCTGGATATAGCTTTACCAAATGACCCGCCCAAGATGGTACAAAATACTATTGGTCCGATGCAGGAGAAGTCTAAGTCAAAATCACCAATACCTCACCTGCCTGCAATTCAGTCTCCAGTGTCCAGCAGATCACCCTCACCGGCGTTACCGTTGACTCGAGAAGAAGCAGCTATAAAGATAAGATCTCCCAGTGAGTCGCCACCTCCTTTGCCACAAGTCTTGAATAAAGTGGTGGCAGTAGATTCTTGGTCACCCAGTGTAGCAGCGAAAGCGAATCATCTTTCAAACTCTCCGAGTACCTCTAAGAAGAATTCACCGATCATTTTGAGAAAGCATTCGTCACAGAGCAAATCGTGTTCGCACTCTCCGCCCGTATTAATCTCTCAGAAAGATACAACCATAAAAATACGCTCACCAAGCGAATCCCCGCCACCCATACCTACCACCAAATCAAAGCAAAGGTCTACGTCGCCAGCTACCTCGAAGAAGAATTCACCTGTCTCTAGGAAGCATTCGCCAAGAGGAAAGTCTTACTCCAGATCGCGATCCAGATCGTATACGAGGTCCGTGTCAGTGGAAAAGAGATCTTCCAGATCGCCCAGGCGTCGTTCAAGATCCATCTCCAGAGAAAAGAAGTCGCGTTCCGCGTCGAGAAGCAAGAAGTCAGCCTCCCCCAGGCACAGGCCTTCGGCATCGCCATCGTCGAGGTCCAAAAAGTCACCCAAGTCGCCCGCGAGGTCCAAGAGGTTGAGCAGATCGAGATCTTCATCGAGATCGAAGCACTCACATTCACCGGAGAAGTCGAGGTCTAGGAGTAGGACCAGATCGTTGTCGAAACGGTCCAGGAGTCGGTCCTTGTCGAAAAAGTCCAGGAGCAGGTCTTTGTCAAAGAAGTCGCGTAGTCGGTCTTTGTCGAAAAAATCTAGAAGTCGATCGTTGTCGAAGAAATCGAGGAGCCGTACGCGGTCGCTATCAAGGATATCGCGGGACAAGGAAAAGAGAAGTTGCAGCAGGAGCAGCTCGCGTTCTTCTTTAAG TTCAAAGCACAGTCGCAGCAGTTTCTCTAGCTCGTCACAGTCATCAAGCAGCGTCTTCAGTAGGTCCTCCCGTTCAACGTCCAGCAGTTCAGCTTCTAGTAGGTCTCGTTCGCCCTCGATACCTCGACGTCACGGTTCTCCTAGCTTTCTAGATAGACGTCGTATTACAAG CGCCAGGAAACGACCAATTCCATATCACCGACCTACTCCAACACCACCTTCATCACCGAGTAGTTCAGATAGCAGCAGACATAGTAATTGGTCAAGTCCAAGTCATCGATCAAGTTGTTCCCCAAGTCGGAGCCCGTCGTACACGCGTTGA
- the Srrm234 gene encoding serine-arginine repetitive matrix 2/3/4 isoform X1 produces MYNGIGLQTPRGSGTNGHVQRNWAIVRKTKDKVAYKTDEGKLEQLNKQPNKEILDHVRKRKVEVKCAELADILEEQGFTSEEITKKVESYRSMLMGTDSKPAIPRDEFGRVNVRETHQIAEAQQEKNAKLREAFGISEFFVEGSSLDPERHAREAEARAAASKVYELVRTPSPAPDTTSAPEKKKRKRSSSAIKKKKGKKHKKERSESPKASKKKEKSKKKKKEKKHKKTEASSSDSDSSEASDDSSSSETESKKKKKKKKKKSKAEAKEKHEKKKVAVKRKHQSSESSSDSSPERPKKSIKHDKVVEKSKNDEAENTTKEPRSNRSPKKQEKSRNETPPIKKKESPVKKVVPEKRDKSPVVHKSPPPRRHRSPSRSRVERGRSPRRYSRSRRVSPSPRRRRISRSPRRYNRYSVSRSRSRSRYDRYGSRRRLSPLPRRRRSDSRGRRSRSPRRQRDRRERSRDRHRSRSRTRSRSRRSTLSYSPVRKNPERYKHILEDKKKRDQKKTQDNKRKSRSTSRARKIRTITPRVRLRSSSEDETDMADDEPKEDEEKMKELHTLKRLQSGLAAKARESLGKKVISPTKIKIEKKEENVLDIALPNDPPKMVQNTIGPMQEKSKSKSPIPHLPAIQSPVSSRSPSPALPLTREEAAIKIRSPSESPPPLPQVLNKVVAVDSWSPSVAAKANHLSNSPSTSKKNSPIILRKHSSQSKSCSHSPPVLISQKDTTIKIRSPSESPPPIPTTKSKQRSTSPATSKKNSPVSRKHSPRGKSYSRSRSRSYTRSVSVEKRSSRSPRRRSRSISREKKSRSASRSKKSASPRHRPSASPSSRSKKSPKSPARSKRLSRSRSSSRSKHSHSPEKSRSRSRTRSLSKRSRSRSLSKKSRSRSLSKKSRSRSLSKKSRSRSLSKKSRSRTRSLSRISRDKEKRSCSRSSSRSSLSSKHSRSSFSSSSQSSSSVFSRSSRSTSSSSASSRSRSPSIPRRHGSPSFLDRRRITSARKRPIPYHRPTPTPPSSPSSSDSSRHSNWSSPSHRSSCSPSRSPSYTR; encoded by the exons ATGTACAATGGAATTGGATTACAAACACCACGTGGTTCTGGAACTAACGGACATGTCCAAAGAAATTGGGCAATTGTGCGCAAGACAAAGGACAAAGTCGCCTACAAAACTGATGAAGGGAAATTAGAGCAACTTAATAAGCAACCTAATAAAGAAATTCTTGATCATGTTAGGAAAAGAAAGGTGGAAGTGAAATGCGCGGAACTAGCAGATATTCTGGAAGAACAAGG ATTTACATCTGAAGAGATAACAAAAAAAGTAGAATCATATAGGTCTATGTTAATGGGAACTGACTCCAAGCCAGCAATACCTAGAGATGAATTTGGCCGTGTAAA TGTACGGGAGACACACCAGATCGCTGAGGCGCAGCAAGAGAAAAATGCCAAGCTGCGCGAAGCGTTTGGCATATCAGAGTTCTTCGTGGAAGGAAGTAGCCTAGATCCCGAGAGGCACGCTCGCGAGGCGGAGGCGAGAGCCGCCGCTAGCAAAGTGTACGAGCTGGTGCGTACACCGAGCCCGGCCCCGGACACGACATCCGCACCGGAGAAGAAGAAACGGAAACGATCCAGTAGCGCGATCAAAAAGAAAAAGGGGAAGAAGCACAAGAAGGAAAG GTCGGAATCTCCAAAGGCTagcaagaaaaaagaaaaatcaaagaagaagaaaaaggaaaagaaacacAAGAAAACTGAGGCTAGTTCCTCTGATAGCGATTCTAGCGAGGCTTCAGACGATAGCAG TTCTTCTGAAACTGAatcaaagaagaaaaagaaaaagaagaagaagaagtctaAGGCAGAGGCAAAAGAAAAACATGAG AAGAAAAAGGTAGCTGTCAAGAGGAAGCATCAGTCATCCGAGAGTTCGTCAGATAG TTCCCCGGAGAGGCCGAAGAAGTCTATAAAACATGACAAAGTCGTGGAGAAATCTAAGAACGATGAAGCCGAGAACACGACGAAAGAACCTCGATCGAATCGCTCTCCAAAAAAACAAGAAAAGAGTCGAAACGAAACTCCACCCATTAAAAAGAAAGAATCCCCCGTCAAAAAGGTTGTACCAGAGAAAAGAGACAAGTCACCGGTCGTGCACAAAAGCCCTCCGCCAAGAAGGCACAGATCACCATCGAGAAGTAGAGTTGAGAGAGGGAGGTCTCCCAGGAGATACTCAAGATCTCGACGGGTCAGTCCTTCGCCAAGAAGAAGAAGGATCTCGAGGTCTCCAAGAAGATACAACAGATACTCTGTATCAAGGAGCAGAAGTCGATCGAGGTACGATCGTTATGGATCACGGCGCAGATTATCGCCGCTACCAAGACGCAGGAGATCCGATTCCAGAGGTCGGAGATCGAGGTCACCTAGACGGCAAAGGGATAGAAGAGAAAGGTCTAGAGATCGTCACAGAAGCCGCAGCAGGACAAGAAGTAGATCCAGGCGATCCACCTTGAGCTACTCACCGGTGAGGAAAAATCCGGAACGGTACAAGCACATATTAGAAGATAAGAAGAAACGGGATCAGAAGAAGACTCAGGATAATAAACGAAAATCCCGATCAACCTCTAGAGCTAGGAAAATTCGTACGATCACCCCGAGAGTTAGGCTAAGATCGTCTAGCGAGGACGAGACTGATATGGCGGATGACGAGCCGAAAGAAGACGAGGAGAAGATGAAAGAATTGCACACTCTGAAACGTTTACAAAGCGGATTAGCCGCAAAGGCTAGAGAATCCCTGGGGAAAAAGGTGATTAGTCCTACGAAAATTAAAATTGAGAAGAAGGAGGAGAACGTGCTGGATATAGCTTTACCAAATGACCCGCCCAAGATGGTACAAAATACTATTGGTCCGATGCAGGAGAAGTCTAAGTCAAAATCACCAATACCTCACCTGCCTGCAATTCAGTCTCCAGTGTCCAGCAGATCACCCTCACCGGCGTTACCGTTGACTCGAGAAGAAGCAGCTATAAAGATAAGATCTCCCAGTGAGTCGCCACCTCCTTTGCCACAAGTCTTGAATAAAGTGGTGGCAGTAGATTCTTGGTCACCCAGTGTAGCAGCGAAAGCGAATCATCTTTCAAACTCTCCGAGTACCTCTAAGAAGAATTCACCGATCATTTTGAGAAAGCATTCGTCACAGAGCAAATCGTGTTCGCACTCTCCGCCCGTATTAATCTCTCAGAAAGATACAACCATAAAAATACGCTCACCAAGCGAATCCCCGCCACCCATACCTACCACCAAATCAAAGCAAAGGTCTACGTCGCCAGCTACCTCGAAGAAGAATTCACCTGTCTCTAGGAAGCATTCGCCAAGAGGAAAGTCTTACTCCAGATCGCGATCCAGATCGTATACGAGGTCCGTGTCAGTGGAAAAGAGATCTTCCAGATCGCCCAGGCGTCGTTCAAGATCCATCTCCAGAGAAAAGAAGTCGCGTTCCGCGTCGAGAAGCAAGAAGTCAGCCTCCCCCAGGCACAGGCCTTCGGCATCGCCATCGTCGAGGTCCAAAAAGTCACCCAAGTCGCCCGCGAGGTCCAAGAGGTTGAGCAGATCGAGATCTTCATCGAGATCGAAGCACTCACATTCACCGGAGAAGTCGAGGTCTAGGAGTAGGACCAGATCGTTGTCGAAACGGTCCAGGAGTCGGTCCTTGTCGAAAAAGTCCAGGAGCAGGTCTTTGTCAAAGAAGTCGCGTAGTCGGTCTTTGTCGAAAAAATCTAGAAGTCGATCGTTGTCGAAGAAATCGAGGAGCCGTACGCGGTCGCTATCAAGGATATCGCGGGACAAGGAAAAGAGAAGTTGCAGCAGGAGCAGCTCGCGTTCTTCTTTAAG TTCAAAGCACAGTCGCAGCAGTTTCTCTAGCTCGTCACAGTCATCAAGCAGCGTCTTCAGTAGGTCCTCCCGTTCAACGTCCAGCAGTTCAGCTTCTAGTAGGTCTCGTTCGCCCTCGATACCTCGACGTCACGGTTCTCCTAGCTTTCTAGATAGACGTCGTATTACAAG CGCCAGGAAACGACCAATTCCATATCACCGACCTACTCCAACACCACCTTCATCACCGAGTAGTTCAGATAGCAGCAGACATAGTAATTGGTCAAGTCCAAGTCATCGATCAAGTTGTTCCCCAAGTCGGAGCCCGTCGTACACGCGTTGA
- the Srrm234 gene encoding serine-arginine repetitive matrix 2/3/4 isoform X2: MTMSVTVTPLKPARGRGPADGRAFFETLWRGNFFLDRQKVMKRSRKRKLQAANGKKRGQLQMRQHCCCCQRIQLHLLAGRRSNMRSVVSVRETHQIAEAQQEKNAKLREAFGISEFFVEGSSLDPERHAREAEARAAASKVYELVRTPSPAPDTTSAPEKKKRKRSSSAIKKKKGKKHKKERSESPKASKKKEKSKKKKKEKKHKKTEASSSDSDSSEASDDSSSSETESKKKKKKKKKKSKAEAKEKHEKKKVAVKRKHQSSESSSDSSPERPKKSIKHDKVVEKSKNDEAENTTKEPRSNRSPKKQEKSRNETPPIKKKESPVKKVVPEKRDKSPVVHKSPPPRRHRSPSRSRVERGRSPRRYSRSRRVSPSPRRRRISRSPRRYNRYSVSRSRSRSRYDRYGSRRRLSPLPRRRRSDSRGRRSRSPRRQRDRRERSRDRHRSRSRTRSRSRRSTLSYSPVRKNPERYKHILEDKKKRDQKKTQDNKRKSRSTSRARKIRTITPRVRLRSSSEDETDMADDEPKEDEEKMKELHTLKRLQSGLAAKARESLGKKVISPTKIKIEKKEENVLDIALPNDPPKMVQNTIGPMQEKSKSKSPIPHLPAIQSPVSSRSPSPALPLTREEAAIKIRSPSESPPPLPQVLNKVVAVDSWSPSVAAKANHLSNSPSTSKKNSPIILRKHSSQSKSCSHSPPVLISQKDTTIKIRSPSESPPPIPTTKSKQRSTSPATSKKNSPVSRKHSPRGKSYSRSRSRSYTRSVSVEKRSSRSPRRRSRSISREKKSRSASRSKKSASPRHRPSASPSSRSKKSPKSPARSKRLSRSRSSSRSKHSHSPEKSRSRSRTRSLSKRSRSRSLSKKSRSRSLSKKSRSRSLSKKSRSRSLSKKSRSRTRSLSRISRDKEKRSCSRSSSRSSLSSKHSRSSFSSSSQSSSSVFSRSSRSTSSSSASSRSRSPSIPRRHGSPSFLDRRRITSARKRPIPYHRPTPTPPSSPSSSDSSRHSNWSSPSHRSSCSPSRSPSYTR; this comes from the exons ATGACTATGTCCGTGACGGTAACTCCTTTGAAACCGGCTCGTGGACGCGGCCCAGCCGATGGACGCGCCTTCTTCGAGACGCTCTGGAGAGGGAACTTCTTTCTGGACCGACAGAAAGTAATGAAACGATCGCGGAAACGAAAATTACAAGCGGCGAACGGAAAGAAGCGTGGACAGTTGCAGATGCGGCAGCATTGTTGCTGTTGTCAACGCATACAACTCCACCTCCTCGCCGGACGGCGAAGCAACATGCGCTCCGTCGTCAG TGTACGGGAGACACACCAGATCGCTGAGGCGCAGCAAGAGAAAAATGCCAAGCTGCGCGAAGCGTTTGGCATATCAGAGTTCTTCGTGGAAGGAAGTAGCCTAGATCCCGAGAGGCACGCTCGCGAGGCGGAGGCGAGAGCCGCCGCTAGCAAAGTGTACGAGCTGGTGCGTACACCGAGCCCGGCCCCGGACACGACATCCGCACCGGAGAAGAAGAAACGGAAACGATCCAGTAGCGCGATCAAAAAGAAAAAGGGGAAGAAGCACAAGAAGGAAAG GTCGGAATCTCCAAAGGCTagcaagaaaaaagaaaaatcaaagaagaagaaaaaggaaaagaaacacAAGAAAACTGAGGCTAGTTCCTCTGATAGCGATTCTAGCGAGGCTTCAGACGATAGCAG TTCTTCTGAAACTGAatcaaagaagaaaaagaaaaagaagaagaagaagtctaAGGCAGAGGCAAAAGAAAAACATGAG AAGAAAAAGGTAGCTGTCAAGAGGAAGCATCAGTCATCCGAGAGTTCGTCAGATAG TTCCCCGGAGAGGCCGAAGAAGTCTATAAAACATGACAAAGTCGTGGAGAAATCTAAGAACGATGAAGCCGAGAACACGACGAAAGAACCTCGATCGAATCGCTCTCCAAAAAAACAAGAAAAGAGTCGAAACGAAACTCCACCCATTAAAAAGAAAGAATCCCCCGTCAAAAAGGTTGTACCAGAGAAAAGAGACAAGTCACCGGTCGTGCACAAAAGCCCTCCGCCAAGAAGGCACAGATCACCATCGAGAAGTAGAGTTGAGAGAGGGAGGTCTCCCAGGAGATACTCAAGATCTCGACGGGTCAGTCCTTCGCCAAGAAGAAGAAGGATCTCGAGGTCTCCAAGAAGATACAACAGATACTCTGTATCAAGGAGCAGAAGTCGATCGAGGTACGATCGTTATGGATCACGGCGCAGATTATCGCCGCTACCAAGACGCAGGAGATCCGATTCCAGAGGTCGGAGATCGAGGTCACCTAGACGGCAAAGGGATAGAAGAGAAAGGTCTAGAGATCGTCACAGAAGCCGCAGCAGGACAAGAAGTAGATCCAGGCGATCCACCTTGAGCTACTCACCGGTGAGGAAAAATCCGGAACGGTACAAGCACATATTAGAAGATAAGAAGAAACGGGATCAGAAGAAGACTCAGGATAATAAACGAAAATCCCGATCAACCTCTAGAGCTAGGAAAATTCGTACGATCACCCCGAGAGTTAGGCTAAGATCGTCTAGCGAGGACGAGACTGATATGGCGGATGACGAGCCGAAAGAAGACGAGGAGAAGATGAAAGAATTGCACACTCTGAAACGTTTACAAAGCGGATTAGCCGCAAAGGCTAGAGAATCCCTGGGGAAAAAGGTGATTAGTCCTACGAAAATTAAAATTGAGAAGAAGGAGGAGAACGTGCTGGATATAGCTTTACCAAATGACCCGCCCAAGATGGTACAAAATACTATTGGTCCGATGCAGGAGAAGTCTAAGTCAAAATCACCAATACCTCACCTGCCTGCAATTCAGTCTCCAGTGTCCAGCAGATCACCCTCACCGGCGTTACCGTTGACTCGAGAAGAAGCAGCTATAAAGATAAGATCTCCCAGTGAGTCGCCACCTCCTTTGCCACAAGTCTTGAATAAAGTGGTGGCAGTAGATTCTTGGTCACCCAGTGTAGCAGCGAAAGCGAATCATCTTTCAAACTCTCCGAGTACCTCTAAGAAGAATTCACCGATCATTTTGAGAAAGCATTCGTCACAGAGCAAATCGTGTTCGCACTCTCCGCCCGTATTAATCTCTCAGAAAGATACAACCATAAAAATACGCTCACCAAGCGAATCCCCGCCACCCATACCTACCACCAAATCAAAGCAAAGGTCTACGTCGCCAGCTACCTCGAAGAAGAATTCACCTGTCTCTAGGAAGCATTCGCCAAGAGGAAAGTCTTACTCCAGATCGCGATCCAGATCGTATACGAGGTCCGTGTCAGTGGAAAAGAGATCTTCCAGATCGCCCAGGCGTCGTTCAAGATCCATCTCCAGAGAAAAGAAGTCGCGTTCCGCGTCGAGAAGCAAGAAGTCAGCCTCCCCCAGGCACAGGCCTTCGGCATCGCCATCGTCGAGGTCCAAAAAGTCACCCAAGTCGCCCGCGAGGTCCAAGAGGTTGAGCAGATCGAGATCTTCATCGAGATCGAAGCACTCACATTCACCGGAGAAGTCGAGGTCTAGGAGTAGGACCAGATCGTTGTCGAAACGGTCCAGGAGTCGGTCCTTGTCGAAAAAGTCCAGGAGCAGGTCTTTGTCAAAGAAGTCGCGTAGTCGGTCTTTGTCGAAAAAATCTAGAAGTCGATCGTTGTCGAAGAAATCGAGGAGCCGTACGCGGTCGCTATCAAGGATATCGCGGGACAAGGAAAAGAGAAGTTGCAGCAGGAGCAGCTCGCGTTCTTCTTTAAG TTCAAAGCACAGTCGCAGCAGTTTCTCTAGCTCGTCACAGTCATCAAGCAGCGTCTTCAGTAGGTCCTCCCGTTCAACGTCCAGCAGTTCAGCTTCTAGTAGGTCTCGTTCGCCCTCGATACCTCGACGTCACGGTTCTCCTAGCTTTCTAGATAGACGTCGTATTACAAG CGCCAGGAAACGACCAATTCCATATCACCGACCTACTCCAACACCACCTTCATCACCGAGTAGTTCAGATAGCAGCAGACATAGTAATTGGTCAAGTCCAAGTCATCGATCAAGTTGTTCCCCAAGTCGGAGCCCGTCGTACACGCGTTGA